A DNA window from Capnocytophaga sp. ARDL2 contains the following coding sequences:
- a CDS encoding 7-carboxy-7-deazaguanine synthase QueE produces MKINPTKELPVMEAFYTIQGEGFYAGHAAYFIRLAGCDVGCHWCDVKESWDVDIHPILPIEQIINEAKNNGNLAVITGGEPLIWDLTTLTQSLKDNGFKTNIETSGAYELSGTWDWICLSPKKTKLPTQSVYNHANELKCIIYNKHDFIFAEEQANKVNPNALLYLQVEWDKRDEMLPLVVEYVKNNPKWRISTQTHKYMNIP; encoded by the coding sequence ATGAAAATTAATCCTACAAAAGAGCTTCCAGTAATGGAGGCTTTTTATACGATTCAAGGGGAAGGTTTTTATGCCGGACACGCTGCCTATTTCATCAGACTTGCTGGTTGTGATGTAGGGTGTCATTGGTGTGATGTAAAGGAAAGCTGGGATGTGGACATTCACCCGATCTTGCCTATAGAGCAAATTATCAACGAAGCAAAAAACAACGGTAATCTGGCGGTGATCACTGGTGGCGAACCTTTGATTTGGGATTTGACTACCCTTACTCAATCATTGAAAGATAATGGCTTTAAAACCAATATCGAAACCTCAGGTGCATACGAACTTTCTGGCACATGGGATTGGATTTGCCTTTCGCCTAAAAAGACAAAATTGCCTACACAAAGTGTTTATAACCATGCAAATGAATTAAAATGTATCATTTACAACAAACACGATTTTATTTTTGCTGAAGAACAAGCGAATAAAGTAAATCCCAATGCCCTTCTCTACCTACAAGTAGAATGGGACAAAAGAGACGAAATGCTCCCTTTGGTGGTGGAATATGTAAAAAACAACCCAAAATGGAGAATTTCTACTCAAACACACAAATACATGAACATACCATAG
- a CDS encoding response regulator transcription factor has protein sequence MKNNDIKILLVDDEQDILDLLCINLEIENYQIETASNGKEAIEIAKKFQPHLIVLDVMMPELNGIEACKQLRQNILFQDTIIAFLSANSEEQTQIKGLESGADDYISKPIKPKIFVSKIKSLLRRIDENNIENTIKIFNFVIDRSAYKVTKEGNEIVLPKKEFELFYLLASTPGKVFEREEILSKVWGNEVIVGDRTIDVHIRKLREKLGENYFKTVKGVGYKLENNEI, from the coding sequence ATGAAAAACAACGATATCAAAATATTATTAGTTGACGATGAGCAAGATATATTAGATTTACTTTGTATCAATTTAGAAATAGAAAACTATCAAATCGAAACCGCATCCAATGGAAAAGAAGCAATCGAGATAGCAAAAAAATTCCAACCTCATCTCATTGTCTTGGATGTAATGATGCCTGAACTCAACGGTATAGAAGCCTGCAAACAATTACGACAAAATATTCTTTTTCAAGATACTATCATTGCTTTTTTATCTGCAAACAGCGAAGAACAAACACAAATCAAAGGATTGGAGTCTGGTGCAGATGACTATATTTCAAAACCTATAAAACCTAAAATATTTGTAAGTAAAATAAAATCTTTGCTTCGTAGAATAGATGAAAACAACATAGAAAATACTATTAAGATTTTCAACTTTGTAATAGACCGTTCGGCTTATAAAGTCACCAAAGAAGGCAATGAAATTGTTTTGCCTAAAAAAGAATTCGAACTATTTTATCTTTTGGCTTCAACCCCAGGAAAAGTTTTTGAACGAGAAGAAATTCTTTCAAAAGTATGGGGAAACGAAGTGATTGTTGGGGATAGAACCATCGATGTTCACATCAGAAAATTAAGAGAAAAATTGGGCGAAAACTATTTTAAAACGGTTAAAGGTGTTGGCTATAAACTAGAAAATAACGAGATATAA
- a CDS encoding sensor histidine kinase encodes MIIQIRIEKHIYSYLQEIYNTVTLLNNQDLRKKQITTDMKVLTEEVHKVAQNKKIEIDTLKIKEEYRREFIGNVAHELKTPLFTTQGFLETIIDNDITDPKLVKKYLERATNGVERLIKIVSDLDMITKLESTELKIEKETFDIVDLVKEIFQMLEQKAEKNDITLMLDKEHYRKINVFADKEKIYQVLVNLISNSIKYGRERGITEVSIEELTDKKYIVRITDNGMGIEKKHLNRIFERFYRIDDHRSRKIGGSGLGLSIVKHIIEAHDNHIYVDSELNVGSEFSFTIDKAIENTIL; translated from the coding sequence TTGATAATTCAGATTCGCATCGAAAAGCATATATACAGCTATTTGCAAGAAATTTACAACACTGTAACGCTCCTAAACAATCAGGATTTGAGAAAAAAACAAATCACTACTGATATGAAAGTACTAACCGAAGAAGTACATAAAGTGGCTCAAAATAAAAAGATTGAAATCGATACACTCAAAATAAAAGAGGAATATAGAAGAGAATTTATTGGAAATGTAGCTCACGAACTAAAAACTCCTTTATTTACGACTCAAGGCTTTTTAGAAACGATTATAGACAATGATATAACAGACCCAAAGTTAGTCAAAAAATACCTCGAAAGAGCTACTAATGGAGTAGAACGATTGATTAAAATTGTTTCGGATTTGGATATGATTACCAAATTGGAAAGTACTGAACTCAAAATCGAAAAAGAAACATTTGACATTGTAGATTTAGTAAAAGAAATTTTTCAAATGTTGGAACAAAAAGCCGAAAAAAATGACATCACTCTAATGCTTGACAAAGAACATTATAGAAAAATTAATGTTTTTGCCGATAAAGAAAAAATCTATCAAGTACTGGTCAATTTGATTTCAAATTCGATAAAATACGGAAGAGAAAGAGGAATTACAGAGGTTTCTATTGAAGAATTGACAGACAAAAAATACATCGTTCGAATTACGGACAATGGCATGGGTATAGAAAAAAAACACCTCAATCGCATCTTTGAACGTTTTTACAGAATCGATGACCATCGCTCGAGGAAAATCGGTGGTTCTGGATTAGGACTTTCGATTGTAAAACACATCATCGAAGCTCATGACAATCATATTTATGTTGATAGCGAACTCAACGTAGGTTCTGAATTTTCTTTTACTATTGACAAAGCGATAGAAAATACGATTTTATAA
- a CDS encoding DUF3575 domain-containing protein, translated as MKKITLLAGILLCSLQSNAQALNEVKWNVLNTIVQQSVEIGYEHFIDQDQSIGAEILINDRFSYFGENKKATKFKKFNTSSIALNYNFHFGGKNNEHASGFYASPFLKYRFGDYEKYDENSTNVNKIEKVDMNSFILGVGAGYKIVRNDSFTIAPFVNIARNFSEEVISEFMGIELNAGINIGYRF; from the coding sequence ATGAAAAAGATTACATTATTAGCAGGTATTTTACTATGCTCTTTACAGTCAAATGCTCAAGCATTAAATGAGGTAAAATGGAACGTTTTAAACACTATCGTTCAACAATCAGTTGAAATTGGTTACGAGCATTTTATTGACCAAGATCAATCAATCGGAGCTGAAATCTTAATCAACGATCGTTTTTCTTATTTTGGAGAAAATAAAAAAGCGACTAAGTTTAAAAAATTTAACACAAGTAGTATTGCATTAAACTACAACTTTCACTTTGGAGGAAAAAACAATGAGCATGCTTCTGGTTTTTATGCATCTCCTTTTTTGAAATATCGTTTTGGGGATTACGAAAAATATGATGAAAACTCAACCAATGTAAATAAAATTGAAAAAGTAGATATGAACTCTTTCATTTTAGGAGTAGGTGCAGGATACAAAATTGTAAGAAACGATTCGTTTACAATTGCTCCTTTTGTAAACATTGCACGCAACTTTAGCGAAGAAGTAATTTCTGAATTTATGGGAATAGAATTAAACGCTGGTATCAACATCGGATATAGATTCTAA
- the rny gene encoding ribonuclease Y, which produces METTIFVIIALIAGGGIGFGIAKYLEKNTASSLLKTAENEAKTILKDAKNEGENIKKDKILQAKEKFLELKAEHEQVILARDKKMAEAEKRTRDKESQISLELSKAKKAADENEKLLADYQTKLEKLEGQKEEVEKLRREQLDKLEQVAGLTTEEAKTQLISSMKEEAKASAMSYIQNTIEEAKMTAQQEAKKIIINTIQRVGTEEAIENCVSVFNIESDDVKGRIIGREGRNIRALEAATGVEIIVDDTPEAIILSCFDPIRREIARLSLHRLVTDGRIHPARIEEVVAKTQKQIEEEIIEVGKRTVIDLGIHGLHPELIKMVGRMKYRSSYGQNLLHHSREVARLCGLMAAELGLNVKLAKRAGLLHDIGKVPETESDLPHALLGMQLAEKFGEKAEVCNAIGAHHDEIEMTALISPIIQVCDAISGARPGARRQVLDSYIQRLKDLESIAYGFNGIKNAYAIQAGRELRVIVDCEKVSDEMAANLSFEISQKIQTEMTYPGQVKVTVIRETRSVNIAK; this is translated from the coding sequence ACACCGCTTCCTCGCTACTAAAAACAGCAGAAAACGAAGCAAAAACCATCTTGAAAGATGCGAAAAACGAAGGTGAAAACATCAAAAAAGACAAAATCCTTCAAGCAAAAGAAAAGTTCTTGGAATTGAAAGCAGAACACGAACAAGTGATTCTCGCTCGAGACAAAAAAATGGCCGAAGCCGAAAAACGCACTAGAGACAAAGAATCTCAAATTTCTTTGGAACTTTCTAAAGCGAAAAAAGCAGCAGACGAAAACGAAAAACTTTTGGCTGACTACCAAACTAAATTAGAAAAACTCGAAGGTCAGAAAGAAGAGGTGGAAAAATTACGTCGTGAGCAGTTAGACAAATTAGAGCAAGTAGCTGGTTTGACTACAGAAGAGGCAAAAACGCAATTGATTAGCAGTATGAAAGAAGAGGCAAAAGCATCTGCTATGTCTTATATTCAAAACACGATTGAAGAGGCAAAAATGACCGCTCAGCAAGAGGCTAAGAAAATCATTATCAATACGATTCAACGAGTAGGAACGGAAGAAGCTATCGAAAACTGTGTGTCTGTATTCAACATCGAATCAGACGATGTAAAAGGTAGAATCATCGGTAGAGAAGGTAGAAATATCCGTGCGTTGGAGGCAGCTACAGGTGTAGAAATCATCGTGGACGATACGCCAGAGGCTATTATCCTTTCGTGTTTCGACCCAATTCGTAGGGAAATCGCTCGTTTGTCGTTGCACCGTTTGGTAACTGACGGTCGTATTCACCCGGCGAGAATCGAAGAAGTGGTTGCAAAAACTCAAAAACAAATCGAAGAGGAAATCATCGAAGTTGGAAAACGAACAGTAATTGATTTAGGAATTCACGGATTGCACCCAGAATTGATTAAGATGGTTGGACGCATGAAATACCGCTCATCTTATGGTCAAAATTTGTTACACCACTCGAGAGAAGTTGCTCGTTTGTGTGGATTGATGGCGGCAGAATTGGGATTGAATGTAAAATTGGCAAAACGTGCAGGTTTGCTACACGATATAGGAAAAGTACCAGAAACAGAAAGCGACCTACCACACGCATTGTTGGGTATGCAATTGGCAGAAAAATTTGGTGAAAAAGCCGAAGTATGTAACGCCATCGGAGCTCACCACGACGAAATAGAAATGACGGCATTGATTTCGCCAATTATTCAAGTGTGTGATGCGATTTCTGGAGCAAGACCAGGAGCGAGAAGACAAGTTTTGGATTCATATATCCAGCGATTAAAAGATTTAGAATCTATCGCATACGGATTCAACGGAATCAAAAATGCCTATGCAATTCAAGCAGGTAGAGAGTTGCGTGTGATTGTGGATTGTGAAAAAGTTTCTGATGAAATGGCAGCCAATCTTTCATTTGAAATTTCACAAAAAATTCAAACAGAAATGACTTATCCAGGTCAGGTAAAAGTAACGGTAATCCGTGAAACAAGATCTGTAAACATAGCAAAATAA